Proteins co-encoded in one Schaalia radingae genomic window:
- a CDS encoding DUF3800 domain-containing protein, translating into MTTGPSNESTALIPKHEGDYFVYADETGNLDFKSADSPYFGFGTAMFPANHATQMWDAHFLRLSLQDQGVSLPNGFHAAKDSWNVRRQVFLMLADQEITVDSTFLYKANAYKKILLHADPQMRLYKMAWYLHFKDLCQRRIPKQAHIYAIVASFGTKMRAEAAREALKDVADQQPQDITLCVWDSASCFGLQAADYALWAINRHVSGRALDHYEDLIKPYVRSVFLPWGNK; encoded by the coding sequence ATGACGACCGGACCGTCCAACGAATCTACCGCCCTCATCCCAAAGCATGAAGGTGACTACTTCGTTTACGCCGACGAAACAGGCAACCTTGACTTCAAGAGCGCCGATTCGCCGTACTTTGGCTTCGGGACAGCAATGTTCCCAGCCAACCACGCCACGCAGATGTGGGATGCTCACTTCCTGCGCCTATCCCTCCAAGACCAAGGAGTAAGCCTGCCAAATGGGTTCCACGCCGCAAAAGACAGCTGGAACGTACGCCGACAAGTCTTCTTAATGTTGGCAGACCAAGAAATCACGGTTGACTCAACGTTCCTGTACAAAGCCAATGCCTATAAAAAGATTCTCTTACATGCTGATCCGCAAATGAGGCTCTACAAAATGGCGTGGTACCTGCACTTTAAAGACTTGTGTCAGCGGCGTATACCTAAGCAGGCTCACATATATGCCATAGTTGCATCGTTTGGAACCAAGATGCGTGCAGAAGCCGCCAGAGAAGCGTTGAAAGATGTGGCAGACCAGCAGCCACAAGACATTACCTTATGCGTATGGGATTCGGCCTCTTGTTTCGGTCTGCAAGCCGCCGATTATGCACTGTGGGCGATCAATCGCCACGTAAGCGGAAGGGCACTTGATCATTATGAAGATCTCATTAAGCCGTACGTGAGATCTGTTTTCCTACCTTGGGGAAATAAGTAG
- a CDS encoding DUF4041 domain-containing protein, which yields MFGRKKQQIQQLQEQVDSLQQVLAEAGGGDLAGLAEEVVTKRAELQSLIRELDSETEKAQSKLAKTQSELNETEQKLSHTQNELDALRGLYADVHALDELGFTSYANPAKDSVALGEELKRVQTEAKQILQSKRATTAVSGFTFNNSAAKGRKFVNDMSKMMLRAYNAECENCMLTVKAGNGDAARKRLDRARDQVARLGRMISLEITGRYHGLRVRELELTLEYQNAKKREKEEERERKARLREEARAQKELEAEKNRLEKEKQHYLNVIATMEATGNTEEIQTLKDKLVEIDKSINDVDYRAANIRAGYVYVISNIGSFGEDMVKIGMTRRLNPLDRVRELSDASVPFNFDVHALFFSEDAVGVETELHHRFADQRVNLINQRREFFKVTPAQVKDALADISGNLLEFVDEPEAEQYRMSVQMRESSK from the coding sequence ATGTTCGGAAGAAAAAAGCAACAAATCCAACAACTTCAGGAACAAGTTGATAGTCTTCAACAAGTTCTGGCCGAGGCCGGAGGCGGCGACCTCGCCGGGTTAGCCGAAGAAGTTGTAACAAAACGAGCCGAACTTCAAAGCCTTATTCGAGAGCTAGACTCGGAAACTGAAAAAGCTCAAAGCAAGCTGGCAAAGACGCAAAGTGAACTTAACGAAACCGAGCAGAAACTCAGTCATACTCAGAACGAATTGGATGCGCTGCGAGGGCTTTACGCTGACGTTCATGCATTAGATGAGCTTGGGTTTACCAGCTATGCGAATCCTGCTAAAGATTCCGTTGCACTTGGAGAAGAACTAAAACGTGTGCAGACCGAGGCTAAACAGATTCTTCAGAGCAAGCGCGCCACTACAGCCGTAAGTGGTTTCACTTTCAATAACTCTGCTGCCAAAGGGCGCAAATTTGTTAACGACATGTCAAAAATGATGCTACGTGCATATAACGCAGAGTGTGAGAACTGTATGCTCACGGTCAAGGCCGGGAATGGGGATGCGGCTCGTAAACGTCTTGATAGGGCGCGCGATCAAGTAGCGAGACTCGGACGGATGATAAGCCTTGAAATTACTGGTCGATACCACGGTTTGCGTGTAAGGGAATTAGAGCTGACTCTCGAATATCAAAACGCGAAGAAGCGTGAGAAAGAAGAGGAGCGGGAACGTAAAGCGCGGTTACGCGAAGAAGCTCGCGCGCAAAAAGAGCTTGAAGCTGAGAAGAATCGTCTCGAGAAAGAAAAACAACACTACCTCAACGTGATCGCCACAATGGAAGCCACCGGCAACACCGAAGAAATCCAAACCCTTAAAGACAAACTCGTTGAGATTGATAAGAGCATTAATGACGTTGATTACCGGGCGGCGAATATCCGCGCCGGCTACGTGTACGTGATCTCTAACATCGGCAGTTTTGGTGAGGACATGGTTAAGATCGGCATGACCCGCAGGCTCAACCCGCTAGACCGTGTTCGTGAGCTTTCTGACGCTTCAGTGCCGTTTAACTTTGACGTGCACGCTCTGTTCTTCAGTGAAGATGCTGTGGGCGTGGAGACAGAGCTTCATCACCGTTTCGCAGATCAGCGTGTGAACTTGATTAATCAGCGGCGCGAGTTTTTCAAGGTGACGCCTGCTCAGGTAAAAGACGCGCTAGCTGACATTTCAGGCAACCTGCTTGAGTTTGTGGACGAGCCAGAAGCAGAGCAGTACCGTATGTCGGTGCAAATGAGGGAAAGCAGTAAATAG